From a region of the Gordonia sp. PP30 genome:
- a CDS encoding LytR C-terminal domain-containing protein, with product MTYPQSPQPPGPGGAVPPGDGRHRAMLVVAGVVGAVVLALVIVLIVMAALGAGFFASTRDDSAEASGTAGAPVASAAPASTVSPVGGAPVCVFNAGTQPGLADSMRQVLTSAGYTVTETGNLATSSIAENTVFYVPESEPEGRALAGRVGAEAIERPSSFTRCPGQLVLVMVQS from the coding sequence ATGACCTATCCGCAGAGCCCACAGCCGCCCGGTCCCGGGGGCGCGGTGCCGCCCGGCGACGGCCGTCACCGGGCGATGCTCGTCGTCGCCGGGGTGGTCGGGGCGGTGGTGCTGGCCCTGGTGATCGTGCTGATCGTGATGGCCGCGCTCGGCGCCGGGTTCTTCGCGTCCACGCGCGACGACTCCGCCGAGGCGTCCGGAACGGCGGGTGCCCCGGTCGCGTCGGCGGCTCCGGCATCGACGGTCTCCCCGGTAGGCGGGGCGCCGGTGTGTGTATTCAACGCGGGCACCCAACCGGGGCTCGCCGACTCGATGCGGCAGGTGTTGACCTCGGCCGGCTACACCGTCACCGAGACCGGGAACCTGGCAACGTCGTCGATCGCCGAGAACACCGTCTTCTACGTGCCGGAATCGGAACCCGAGGGCCGCGCCCTGGCCGGCCGGGTCGGGGCGGAGGCGATCGAGCGGCCGTCGTCCTTCACCCGGTGCCCGGGGCAGCTGGTGCTCGTGATGGTGCAGTCCTGA
- a CDS encoding ATP-dependent DNA helicase RecG, with protein sequence MDHAGLTLTTELAHTALEPKLVGKLADLELVTVGELLRYAPRRYLARGDVSDEEMPEEGTWINIVGNVMRAENIPMKRKPGSFLKVTVNDGRRTYEASFFNARWMKKRLLPGIRLALAGTVKYYRGQIQLSHPQWLILPDTPDEKVVGTTMLAELVADETEHDPDHVASPEDLAHFSRDIVPMYPATKDIQTWEIWRAVRRVLADLGPTPDALTDPQRLARGLITSDEAIRKIHLPDSQADLALARQRLKFDEALAVQTALAQNRIAAGTEAAHACPHVPGGLEDQLLAMLPFELTAGQREVLGEIGDDLAAQHPMNRLLQGEVGSGKTLVSLLAMLRVVDNGHQCAILAPTEVLAAQHYRTVMTMLGPLARGGQLGAADGATQVAMLTGSQRTAERKQNLLDIVTGQAGIVIGTHALLEDKVEFFDLGMVVVDEQHRFGVEQRDVLRAKGRVNRPHFLVMTATPIPRTVAMITFGDLETSTLSELPRGRQPIGTTVVPMGKQNWIDRVWERADEEIEQGRQVYVVCTRIGDEKSNAEAKEVSVLDQWQELTESGPLAKRSVDYLHGRMPADEKNEVMDRFTRGELDVLVSTTVIEVGVDVPNATMMVIVNAERFGVSQLHQLRGRVGRGRHAGLCLLMTTAGEGTGALARLRAVAGSNDGFELARIDLEARREGDVLGSAQSGGVSSLHFLSLLDDADVISDARELATEIVSEDLSLAEHPALAALVDSILLPSKLGYLEKS encoded by the coding sequence ATGGACCACGCCGGACTGACGCTCACCACCGAGCTGGCGCACACCGCGCTCGAGCCGAAGCTGGTCGGCAAGCTGGCCGACCTGGAACTGGTGACCGTCGGCGAACTGCTGCGCTACGCCCCGCGCCGGTATCTGGCCCGCGGCGACGTCTCCGATGAGGAGATGCCGGAGGAAGGCACCTGGATCAACATCGTCGGGAACGTCATGCGCGCCGAGAACATCCCGATGAAGCGTAAGCCGGGCAGCTTCCTCAAGGTCACCGTGAACGACGGCCGCCGCACCTACGAGGCCAGCTTCTTCAACGCCCGCTGGATGAAGAAGCGCCTGCTGCCGGGCATCCGGCTCGCGCTGGCCGGCACGGTGAAGTACTACCGCGGCCAGATCCAGCTGTCCCATCCGCAGTGGCTGATCCTGCCCGACACCCCCGACGAGAAGGTGGTCGGCACGACGATGCTCGCCGAGCTGGTGGCCGACGAGACCGAGCACGACCCGGATCACGTCGCGTCGCCCGAAGACCTCGCCCATTTCTCCCGCGACATCGTCCCGATGTACCCGGCCACCAAGGACATCCAGACCTGGGAGATCTGGCGCGCCGTGCGCCGGGTCCTCGCCGACCTGGGGCCGACGCCCGACGCGCTGACCGACCCGCAGCGGCTCGCACGCGGCCTGATCACCTCCGACGAGGCGATCCGCAAGATCCATCTGCCCGACTCGCAGGCCGATCTCGCGCTGGCCCGGCAGCGGCTCAAGTTCGACGAGGCCCTCGCCGTGCAGACCGCCCTCGCACAGAACCGGATCGCCGCCGGCACCGAGGCGGCGCACGCCTGTCCGCACGTGCCGGGCGGTCTGGAAGACCAGCTGCTCGCCATGCTGCCGTTCGAACTCACCGCGGGACAGCGGGAGGTGCTCGGCGAGATCGGCGACGACCTCGCCGCCCAGCATCCGATGAACCGCCTGCTGCAGGGCGAGGTCGGCTCAGGCAAGACGCTCGTCTCGCTGCTGGCGATGCTGCGCGTCGTCGACAACGGCCACCAGTGCGCGATCCTCGCCCCGACGGAAGTGCTCGCCGCACAGCATTACCGGACCGTGATGACGATGCTCGGCCCGCTGGCGCGCGGCGGCCAGCTGGGTGCGGCCGACGGCGCGACGCAGGTCGCGATGCTGACCGGGTCGCAGCGGACCGCCGAGCGCAAGCAGAATCTGCTCGACATCGTGACCGGGCAGGCCGGGATCGTGATCGGCACCCATGCGCTGCTGGAGGACAAGGTCGAGTTCTTCGACCTCGGGATGGTCGTGGTCGATGAACAGCACCGCTTCGGCGTCGAACAGCGCGACGTGCTGCGTGCCAAGGGCCGCGTGAACCGGCCGCACTTCCTGGTGATGACGGCGACGCCGATCCCGCGCACCGTCGCGATGATCACCTTCGGCGACCTGGAGACCTCCACGCTGAGCGAACTGCCGCGCGGCCGGCAGCCCATCGGCACCACCGTGGTCCCGATGGGGAAGCAGAACTGGATCGATCGCGTCTGGGAGCGGGCCGACGAGGAGATCGAGCAGGGCCGCCAGGTGTACGTGGTGTGCACGCGCATCGGCGACGAGAAGTCGAACGCCGAGGCCAAGGAGGTCTCGGTCCTCGATCAGTGGCAGGAATTGACCGAGTCGGGGCCGCTGGCGAAGCGCAGCGTCGACTATCTGCACGGCCGGATGCCGGCCGACGAGAAGAACGAGGTGATGGACCGGTTCACCCGCGGGGAACTGGACGTCCTGGTCTCCACCACGGTCATCGAGGTCGGCGTCGACGTGCCCAACGCGACGATGATGGTGATCGTCAACGCCGAACGCTTCGGCGTCAGCCAGCTCCACCAGCTGCGCGGCCGCGTCGGCCGTGGCCGCCACGCCGGGCTCTGCCTGCTGATGACCACCGCGGGGGAGGGGACCGGGGCGCTCGCGCGGCTGCGGGCCGTCGCCGGTTCCAACGACGGCTTCGAGCTGGCCCGCATCGACCTGGAGGCGCGGCGCGAGGGCGACGTGCTCGGGTCGGCCCAGTCCGGCGGCGTGTCGTCGCTGCATTTCCTGTCGTTGCTCGACGACGCCGACGTGATCTCCGACGCCCGGGAACTCGCGACCGAGATCGTCTCCGAAGACCTGTCGCTGGCCGAGCACCCGGCCCTCGCGGCGCTGGTCGACTCGATCCTGCTGCCGTCGAAACTGGGGTACCTGGAGAAGTCGTAG
- a CDS encoding HNH endonuclease family protein — MTLRRDIERRLATRRHVRHDGRIRLTGRHWASLTGFAATAVIVAAGIGWHSAPGAAVDPVRVRLAREALATLSVVPRRPPHDTAYHREAFGPAWTDAAGVPGAGNGCDTRNDVLARDLAVAKSVAAQTCRSAVAAGRFRSPYTGREITFARGRGSAAVQIDHIVPLAYAWDMGAASWEPARRVALANDPANLVAVDAASNQAKSDLEPGRWMPPLRGFACQYAMQFATVSAAYDLPVDERSRDVLAAALGKC; from the coding sequence ATGACGCTGCGCAGGGACATCGAACGACGGCTGGCGACTCGCCGTCACGTCCGCCACGACGGCCGGATCCGGCTGACCGGACGGCACTGGGCGTCGTTGACCGGATTCGCGGCGACCGCGGTCATCGTCGCCGCCGGGATCGGCTGGCACAGCGCGCCGGGGGCCGCCGTCGACCCGGTGCGCGTCCGGCTCGCGCGCGAGGCCCTCGCGACGCTGAGCGTGGTTCCGCGGCGTCCCCCGCACGACACGGCCTATCACCGCGAGGCGTTCGGCCCGGCCTGGACCGATGCCGCGGGCGTCCCGGGCGCGGGCAACGGCTGCGACACCCGCAACGACGTCCTCGCCCGCGACCTGGCGGTCGCGAAGTCGGTGGCCGCGCAGACCTGCCGGAGCGCGGTCGCCGCCGGCCGCTTCCGCAGCCCGTACACCGGCCGGGAGATCACCTTCGCGCGGGGCCGCGGCTCGGCGGCCGTGCAGATCGACCACATCGTGCCGCTGGCTTACGCCTGGGACATGGGTGCGGCGTCGTGGGAGCCGGCCCGGCGGGTGGCTCTCGCGAACGATCCGGCCAACCTGGTCGCCGTCGACGCGGCCAGCAACCAGGCCAAGTCCGATCTGGAACCCGGCCGCTGGATGCCGCCTCTGCGCGGCTTCGCCTGCCAGTACGCGATGCAGTTCGCGACGGTCTCCGCCGCCTACGACCTGCCCGTCGACGAACGCTCCCGCGACGTGCTCGCCGCGGCGCTGGGGAAGTGCTGA
- a CDS encoding DAK2 domain-containing protein, which translates to MQRIGHGVPLSPGLIRDWAGACAEGLETQRAEINDLNVFPIPDADTGSNMAFTMAGAVAALDDAPGDVDLTTLTRTLADGAVASARGNSGIILSQILVGLADAADLAAAEDDARFTRLVMNGLRLASLSARRAVSIPREGTVLTLLAVAADVAAREVEASPADQVRAVADECAVALEATTEQMIELANAGVVDAGARGFLVMLDAMVLVVTGVANRRRSYRGSMTDTGHSGSDCSGSGDTDFEVMYLLTAADGTRIGSLRDELNDLGDSVVIVGDSSAGGEQFSVHVHTDLPGAAVEAGLRIGEVRDIRISCFLLDEVRSQPGATEPPPRHKRAVLVLARGDGAEALFTDAGAIVVRADHGVHPATVAEAIRAADSAHTVVMGNGMIASADLVSVGAEARSATRSLVFIPTASMVQCLAALAVHDPGESPDVDAFAMAEASGATRWGSLRTSTGKMMTLAGTCEIGDTLGLIGSDVLVIAPEQTGAATALVDLMLATGGELVTVLAGREFGDDARARLVDHVHHQYPGIELTIYDGGQTDQLLQIGVE; encoded by the coding sequence GTGCAGCGAATCGGTCACGGCGTGCCGCTGAGCCCGGGGCTGATCCGGGACTGGGCCGGCGCCTGCGCGGAGGGTCTGGAGACCCAGCGCGCCGAGATCAACGACCTCAACGTCTTCCCGATCCCGGACGCCGACACCGGCAGCAATATGGCGTTCACCATGGCCGGTGCGGTCGCCGCGCTGGACGACGCGCCCGGCGACGTCGACTTGACCACGCTCACCCGCACGCTCGCCGACGGTGCCGTCGCGAGTGCGCGGGGAAACTCGGGCATCATCTTGTCGCAGATCCTGGTGGGGCTGGCCGACGCCGCCGATCTGGCCGCCGCCGAGGACGACGCGCGCTTCACCCGGCTGGTGATGAACGGCTTGCGTCTGGCGTCGCTGTCGGCCCGCCGGGCGGTCAGCATCCCCCGCGAGGGCACCGTGCTGACCTTGCTGGCGGTGGCCGCCGACGTGGCCGCCCGCGAGGTCGAGGCGAGCCCGGCAGATCAGGTGCGGGCGGTGGCCGACGAGTGCGCGGTCGCGCTGGAAGCCACCACCGAGCAGATGATCGAGCTGGCGAACGCCGGCGTCGTCGACGCGGGCGCCCGCGGATTCCTGGTGATGCTCGACGCGATGGTGCTGGTCGTGACCGGGGTGGCCAATCGCCGCCGCTCCTACCGGGGGTCGATGACCGACACCGGGCACAGCGGCTCGGACTGCTCGGGTTCGGGCGACACCGACTTCGAGGTGATGTACCTGCTTACCGCCGCCGACGGGACGCGGATCGGCTCGCTGCGCGACGAACTGAACGATCTCGGCGACTCCGTGGTGATCGTCGGGGACAGCTCGGCCGGTGGCGAGCAGTTCTCGGTCCACGTGCACACCGACCTGCCGGGTGCGGCGGTGGAGGCCGGGCTGCGGATCGGCGAGGTTCGTGACATCCGGATCAGCTGCTTTCTGCTCGACGAGGTCCGCAGCCAGCCCGGCGCCACCGAGCCGCCGCCCCGGCACAAGCGCGCCGTGCTGGTCCTCGCCCGGGGCGACGGCGCCGAGGCGCTGTTCACCGACGCCGGGGCGATCGTCGTGCGCGCCGATCACGGCGTGCATCCGGCGACGGTCGCCGAAGCGATCCGGGCCGCCGACAGCGCGCACACCGTGGTGATGGGCAACGGCATGATCGCCTCGGCCGATCTGGTCTCGGTGGGCGCGGAGGCGCGGTCGGCCACCCGCTCGCTGGTCTTCATCCCGACGGCGTCGATGGTGCAGTGCCTGGCGGCGCTGGCCGTGCACGATCCCGGGGAGTCGCCCGATGTGGACGCCTTCGCCATGGCCGAAGCCTCCGGCGCGACGCGCTGGGGCTCGCTGCGCACCTCGACCGGCAAGATGATGACCCTCGCCGGGACCTGCGAGATCGGCGACACCCTCGGCCTGATCGGCTCGGACGTCCTGGTGATCGCACCCGAGCAGACCGGCGCCGCGACGGCCCTGGTCGACCTCATGCTGGCCACCGGCGGCGAACTGGTGACCGTGCTGGCCGGCCGCGAGTTCGGCGACGACGCCCGCGCGCGGCTCGTCGATCACGTGCACCACCAGTACCCGGGTATCGAGCTGACGATCTACGACGGCGGCCAGACCGACCAGCTGCTGCAGATCGGCGTCGAATAG
- the rpmB gene encoding 50S ribosomal protein L28 — protein MAAVCDICGKGPGFGKSVSHSHRRTNRRWNPNIQSVRVEVAPGNRKRKNVCTSCLKAGKTTSV, from the coding sequence ATGGCTGCCGTTTGTGACATCTGCGGCAAGGGCCCCGGCTTCGGCAAGTCGGTTTCGCACTCGCACCGTCGCACCAACCGTCGCTGGAACCCGAATATCCAGTCGGTTCGCGTCGAGGTCGCCCCGGGCAACCGCAAGCGCAAGAACGTGTGCACGTCGTGCCTGAAGGCCGGCAAGACCACCTCGGTCTAG
- a CDS encoding glutamate-5-semialdehyde dehydrogenase: protein MTETTQDAAEVTDIAAVVLEQARAAKKASRTLGTLTTAEKNEVLLAAAEAIDAAAETILAANAEDVARAEAAGTEDSLIDRLRLTPDRITGITGGLRQVAALPDPIGVIVQGKTLPNGLELRQVQVPLGVVGFVYEARPNVTVDGFGISFKAGNAVLLRGSSSAASSNAALVEVLRGVLSDHKVNPDAVALLPSHDRSSVTALIQARGLVDVVIPRGGAGLIATVVENAKVPTIETGTGNCHIYVHSAADVDTATRLIVNAKTRRPSVCNTVETVLIDRAIAGDALTPIVAALQSQGVTIHGEEPGMVPATEDDWHAEYLSLDLALKVVDDLDAAVEHIDTYGTGHTEAIVTADQAAARAFTSRVDAAAVMVNASTAFTDGEQFGFGAEIGISTQKLHARGPMGLPELTSTKWVVWGDGQVRPA, encoded by the coding sequence ATGACCGAGACCACACAGGACGCCGCCGAGGTCACCGACATCGCGGCCGTCGTTCTCGAGCAGGCCCGGGCCGCCAAGAAGGCCTCGCGCACGCTCGGCACGCTCACCACCGCGGAGAAGAACGAGGTGCTCCTCGCCGCGGCCGAGGCCATCGACGCCGCGGCCGAGACCATCCTCGCGGCCAACGCCGAGGACGTCGCGCGCGCAGAGGCGGCAGGCACCGAGGACTCGCTGATCGACCGGCTGCGCCTGACGCCGGACCGCATCACCGGGATCACCGGCGGCCTGCGGCAGGTGGCGGCGCTGCCCGACCCGATCGGCGTGATCGTGCAGGGCAAGACGCTCCCGAACGGGCTCGAGCTGCGCCAGGTCCAGGTGCCGCTCGGCGTGGTCGGCTTCGTCTACGAGGCCCGGCCGAACGTCACGGTCGACGGCTTCGGGATCTCGTTCAAGGCGGGCAACGCGGTGCTGCTGCGCGGGTCGTCGTCCGCGGCCAGCTCCAACGCCGCGCTGGTCGAGGTGCTGCGCGGCGTGCTGTCCGACCACAAGGTGAACCCGGACGCGGTCGCACTGCTGCCCAGCCACGACCGGTCCAGCGTCACCGCGCTGATCCAGGCGCGCGGCCTGGTCGACGTGGTGATCCCGCGCGGCGGGGCCGGGCTGATCGCGACCGTCGTGGAGAACGCCAAGGTGCCGACCATCGAGACCGGTACCGGTAACTGCCACATCTACGTGCACTCGGCGGCCGACGTCGACACCGCGACGCGGCTGATCGTCAACGCCAAGACCCGCCGTCCCAGTGTGTGCAACACCGTCGAGACGGTGCTCATCGACCGCGCCATCGCCGGCGACGCGCTCACCCCGATCGTCGCGGCGCTGCAGTCGCAGGGCGTCACCATTCACGGCGAGGAGCCCGGCATGGTCCCGGCCACCGAGGACGACTGGCACGCCGAATACTTGTCGCTGGACCTCGCGCTGAAGGTGGTCGACGACCTCGACGCCGCCGTCGAGCACATCGACACCTACGGCACCGGGCACACCGAGGCCATCGTCACCGCCGATCAGGCCGCCGCCCGGGCGTTCACCTCGCGCGTCGACGCGGCCGCGGTGATGGTCAACGCGTCCACCGCGTTCACCGACGGCGAGCAGTTCGGATTCGGCGCCGAGATCGGCATCTCCACCCAGAAACTGCACGCCCGCGGGCCGATGGGACTACCCGAACTCACCTCGACCAAGTGGGTCGTCTGGGGCGACGGTCAGGTGCGTCCGGCATGA